The DNA window ATCATCGCCATGCCCGGACGTCATATGGAGATCTGTGCCGCACACGCCGCACCGCTCGACGCGGATGACGAGCTCACCCTCGCCGGGAACAGGGTCTGCTACGATTTCGACCGCAAGCGGCAGCCCCGCGCCCCTGAATATCGCGGCCCTCATGCCCTGACCCTTCGAACAGGCATTGCAGCATCCTTCCCACGAGCCGCGCTCATTCGGCACGGCATTCGAACCGGCATTTCGCCGCCATGCGCCCGGGCAAGTCAAGAAAACGCACGCCAACAAGGATATTCATCACGAACATGATCGGTGCCCCCGCCCGGCTCAGCTCGAGAGGTCGGCACGCCCGCGGTCAGGGCTCCAGGACGAGCCTTCCAGCGAACCCGCCGTCCTCGATTTGCCGATGCGCCAGGCGGAGATCGTCAAAGCCTATGCGGAGTAATGGCGGAAGCTCTATTTCGCCCGCGTCGACCGCCGCGACAAGCCGCTCAAGCTGCGCTGCGTCGGGATGAACGGCATAGAAAATCGGCTCGACGGGCATTTCACCGACAGGAATGGGCGTGGTGGCGACCGTGAAAATGCCGCCGTCGGGGTGGATGCCGCCGCCGAGCCGCGCGGCGTCCGCGCCGCCGATCGTATCGATCAGACAGTTCGCCTTGGTCGTCTCGGTCTCAATCGCCGGAGCCAACCAGATTTCGTGGGCTCCAAGCGAGCGCGCGAGCGCGGCGCGTCCTGCGCGAACCGCCGCTATAACCGTCGCACCGCGCTGCCGTGCGGCCCATATGGCGAACCGTCCGACTGCGCCGGTGGCGCCGCTGATCATGACGCGGTCTCCAGAGCGCACGTTGGCGGCCTGTTCGACAAGTTGCAGCCCCGTCAGGCCGGGCGTCGGAATCGCGGCAGCGGCCGCAAAATCGAGGGCGTCCGGGATGAGGACCAAAGCGTCTTCGGCGACCGCTGCATATTCGGCATATCCGCCCTTGCGGAAGGGATCGAGCATCGCGACGACGCGCGCGCCTGCCCCGAAGCGGGCCGAAGACATGATTTCTCCGGCGACGTCGTAACCGAGGATGTGCGGAAAGCCCACGGGGGCAAATGACGCGAACTGGCCTGCGCGCCATTTGACATCGGCAGGATTGACCGCCGCCGCGCGGACCCGGACCAGGGCTTCACCCGGTCCAGGTACCGGCATGGCCACCTCCGCCGTCTGGAGGACGTCGATATCTCCGTAGCGAGACATCGTGACGGCCTTCATGCGGTCCGGCGGCGTCAGCATCCAACGGGCTCGGGCAAGGTGAGCAGGCGGCGCAGTCCCTGCACCGCGCGATAGGCGTCTCGGACGGCTTCGCCGATACGCGACACCTGCACCGCATCGCCGATCGCAATCGTGGGAAGGTCGGCGCCTGCAAGGCTGTCGGCAAGGCTTGTATCGGGCACCAGCCCGTGCGCCAGCAGAAGCAGACAGGCCGGCTGCATCATCCTGCCCTCCGGGCCGTCCAGAATGACATAGTCGTCTCCGACGCCAACCACCCTGGTGCGATCGACGACGCGGATCGCGGAGTTCGCTGCGATCCGGGGCAGCAGATGCATCCGATAGAGCGGCTCGGCATTGCGCGCCAGAAACCGCGCGTCGGAACGCGAGACGAGAACGACATGATATCCGCGCTTCGCGAGATGTTCGGCGGTCTCGGCGCCCGTTTCTCCTCCGCCAAAGATCACGATGGGGGTCTGCTGATCGGATACCGGGGGCTCGATCCCGCCGATCAGTGCCTCGAACGCCGGCGCGACGGCAAGATTGCCGCCGCGCTCGAGGGCGAGCGGCGCGGGCTTCGCGCCAGTTGCGAGGATGAGCGCATCGAGCCCTTCGCCTTCGATCAGCTTGGCGTCCGCATCGATGCCGGCGCGCACCGTGATCCGACTGCGCGCCACGCGGCGCTGGAGGAAGTCATTGTACCAGAATAACTTGTCCTTGTTGGGCGGCGTAGCCGAGGTAATCAGATTGCCACCAAGCGAAGGTCGCCGTTCGAAGAGCGTGACGTCGAAACCCGCTTGGTCCAGAAGCAGCGCTGCCGCCATTCCGCCGGGTCCGGCGCCGACGACGGCCGCCCGGTGACCTTGCCCGAACCCTTCGATTACAGGGTCGGTCTCATGACCGCAGCGCGGGTTTTCCGCGCAGCTGACACCCCGGTTCGCGCCGGTTTCCTTGATGCACCAGTTGCACGAAGTGCATGGCCGAATGTCCTCGACCTCGCCCCGCCGTGCCTTGATTGGCCACATCGGATCCGCGAGCAGTGCACGACCGAGCGAGACGCAATCCACGTCACCGTCGATGACAGCGCGTTCCGCCTTTTCGGGCCAGCGCATGACCCCTGCGCAGATGACGGGTTTGCCTGTCGCGGCGCGGATGCGGCGCGCCATGGGAAGGCGCCAGCCTTCGGCGATCGACATGGGCTCGACGATCACATCGACGCGGTCTAGCGACCCGCAGGAAATGTCGATCGCATCGACACCCGCCTCGCAAAGGCGCGGCGCGATGGCTTCGCCATCCTCGACTGTCAGCCCGCCTTCGATGAAATCCGAGACCGAGAGGCGATACAATAAGGGGCGAGCGTCAAGCTGCGCCTTGACCGCACGAACCACCTCGAGCGGAAAGCTGAGCCGCCGCTCGAAGTCCCCGCCCCAGCCATCGTCGCGCATGTTGACCAGAGGAGAAAGAAATTGCTGCAGCAGATAGCCGTGCGCGCCGTGCAGCATCACAGCGTCGTAACCCGAGGCGACCGCGAGACGCGCGGCATTCGCGTAGCTTTCGACGATGCGCCAGATTTCTCCCTCTTCGAGCGCACGCGGCACGGTGTCGAGATAGAAGCTTTTGAGCGCGACGGCACTTGGCGCCACGGGCGAGCGGCCGAGCACGCTTGCGCGCGACTGGCGTCCGGCGTGGGACAGCTGAACGCAGGCCTTCGCTCCGCCTCCCTGAATGGCGGCTGCCAGCTTGCCATGACCTGACCGATAGCGGTCGTTATCGAGACGGAGCTGGGGCGCCATGGAGCTGAAGCCATCCATTCCATCGACACAGGTGAATTCGACGGTGACCATTCCGACGCCGCCGAGAGCTCGTTCGCGATAATAGGCGATTTGTTCGGTACTTACAGAACCGTCGGCGTTGCCGAGATGGCTTTCCATTGGCGCCATCATCAAGCGGTTCTTCAGGCGCATCGTCCCGATTTCGAATGGCTCAAACAGGCGCGGAAATGCCATCGATCTTCGTCCCGGTTATCGTTCTTTCGTTCGTGCCCGCCATTCTAGGCCATTCGTTTTCACGAAAAATCGGCTATCGGGAAAAAGAATCTTTGGTGAGAGCGAATAATCATGGACCGTTTGACAGGATTCGAGGTCTTTCTCGCAATCGTCGACAATGGCGGCTTCAGTCGCGCAGCCGAGCGGCTGGGAATGTCACCGGCGATGGTATCGACCCATCTGGCGCGCCTTGAGGATCGGCTCGGCACGCGGCTCATCGACCGGAGCACGCGCCGCTTCGCGCTGACACTTGAGGGGCACCGCTTCCTGCACGACGCCCGGGCGATCCTCGACGCCGTAACCGAGGCAGAAAATGGCGTGCGGCGCGGGGCTCATCAACCCAAGGGATGGCTTCGGATCGATGCGCCGGGCGCCATCGGCATGCGGCTTATTGTTCCCGCCATCGAGCCGCTGCGCCGTCTTTATCCCGAAGTCGCCGTTGATCTGAGTTTCGGAGAGCATCGCAGCGAAATGCAGGCGGAAGGCATCGACATCATAATCCGTGTCGGAACGCCGCCCCCGGACCGCGGCGTCAATCTGGTGCTGGGGA is part of the Sphingopyxis sp. CCNWLW2 genome and encodes:
- a CDS encoding oxidoreductase; protein product: MAFPRLFEPFEIGTMRLKNRLMMAPMESHLGNADGSVSTEQIAYYRERALGGVGMVTVEFTCVDGMDGFSSMAPQLRLDNDRYRSGHGKLAAAIQGGGAKACVQLSHAGRQSRASVLGRSPVAPSAVALKSFYLDTVPRALEEGEIWRIVESYANAARLAVASGYDAVMLHGAHGYLLQQFLSPLVNMRDDGWGGDFERRLSFPLEVVRAVKAQLDARPLLYRLSVSDFIEGGLTVEDGEAIAPRLCEAGVDAIDISCGSLDRVDVIVEPMSIAEGWRLPMARRIRAATGKPVICAGVMRWPEKAERAVIDGDVDCVSLGRALLADPMWPIKARRGEVEDIRPCTSCNWCIKETGANRGVSCAENPRCGHETDPVIEGFGQGHRAAVVGAGPGGMAAALLLDQAGFDVTLFERRPSLGGNLITSATPPNKDKLFWYNDFLQRRVARSRITVRAGIDADAKLIEGEGLDALILATGAKPAPLALERGGNLAVAPAFEALIGGIEPPVSDQQTPIVIFGGGETGAETAEHLAKRGYHVVLVSRSDARFLARNAEPLYRMHLLPRIAANSAIRVVDRTRVVGVGDDYVILDGPEGRMMQPACLLLLAHGLVPDTSLADSLAGADLPTIAIGDAVQVSRIGEAVRDAYRAVQGLRRLLTLPEPVGC
- a CDS encoding NADP-dependent oxidoreductase gives rise to the protein MLTPPDRMKAVTMSRYGDIDVLQTAEVAMPVPGPGEALVRVRAAAVNPADVKWRAGQFASFAPVGFPHILGYDVAGEIMSSARFGAGARVVAMLDPFRKGGYAEYAAVAEDALVLIPDALDFAAAAAIPTPGLTGLQLVEQAANVRSGDRVMISGATGAVGRFAIWAARQRGATVIAAVRAGRAALARSLGAHEIWLAPAIETETTKANCLIDTIGGADAARLGGGIHPDGGIFTVATTPIPVGEMPVEPIFYAVHPDAAQLERLVAAVDAGEIELPPLLRIGFDDLRLAHRQIEDGGFAGRLVLEP
- a CDS encoding LysR family transcriptional regulator, whose amino-acid sequence is MDRLTGFEVFLAIVDNGGFSRAAERLGMSPAMVSTHLARLEDRLGTRLIDRSTRRFALTLEGHRFLHDARAILDAVTEAENGVRRGAHQPKGWLRIDAPGAIGMRLIVPAIEPLRRLYPEVAVDLSFGEHRSEMQAEGIDIIIRVGTPPPDRGVNLVLGKTRFVQVASPDYIARKGAPATLDELAQHDMIVYATSERPLGQRWRFEQDGETRWVRPQAAAAFNHGDAIAAAAVAGVGIAQSLEVLVAPEIRAGALVPVLADWNPAAADIHLFMPRDRAKRPAVSRVAEYLAQHVDWTSGG